One genomic window of Magnolia sinica isolate HGM2019 chromosome 3, MsV1, whole genome shotgun sequence includes the following:
- the LOC131240282 gene encoding 6,7-dimethyl-8-ribityllumazine synthase, chloroplastic — translation MASFNAASELSFRLSSSSSPLTRSRSTSFQYGHSPKNLVSFSSSIRASPANLACKRDGRSPSFVASAGVQHLIGSLTRNEGLRFAVVVARFNEVVTKLLLEGALDTFKRYSVREEDIDVVWVPGSFEIPVVAAKLGKSGSYHAVLCIGAVIRGDTTHYDAVANSAASGVLSAGLNSGVPCIFGVLTCDDMDQALNRAGGKSGNKGAEAALTAIEMASLFEHHLKQ, via the exons atggcttCTTTCAATGCTGCGTCTGAGCTTTCCTTCCGACTCTCGTCTTCTTCATCTCCATTAACACGCTCTAGATCGACTTCATTTCAATACGGGCATTCTCCCAAAAACCTCGTCTCCTTTTCCTCTTCAATTCGAG CTTCTCCCGCCAATCTGGCTTGTAAGAGAGACGGGCGTTCTCCGTCGTTCGTGGCCTCTGCAGGTGTTCAGCATTTGATAGGATCACTGACGAGAAATGAAGGCCTCCGCTTCGCTgtg GTTGTAGCTCGTTTCAATGAGGTTGTGACGAAGTTGCTGTTGGAGGGTGCTTTGGATACTTTTAAGAGATATTCAGTCAGAGAAGAAGACATTGAC GTTGTGTGGGTTCCTGGTAGCTTTGAAATTCCTGTTGTCGCAGCAAAGCTTGGGAAGTCAGGAAGCTATCATGCAGTTTTGTGTATTGGAGCAGTG ATAAGAGGTGATACTACCCACTATGATGCTGTTGCTAATTCAGCTGCATCTGGAGTACTTTCAGCAGGTCTAAACTCAG GAGTTCCATGCATTTTTGGTGTCCTGACCTGTGATGATATGGATCAG GCTTTAAATCGAGCAGGGGGCAAATCTGGAAATAAAGGCGCTGAGGCTGCTCTGACAGCT